Proteins encoded together in one Maricaulis maris window:
- a CDS encoding mechanosensitive ion channel family protein, with protein MTTSPPIEDTLAGQTGQLWAIAVDVWNTSFLGVGVGQGLLALLVVLIGFAARGLISRWLIDVLKRLAKRSETTFDDAVVDALAGPMKLVPVIVALFFSLNILQIGDQGTLRGHQFVQSLVVIALFWALHNAVGPLSHALQGVRNALTPVMIDWMTKALRIVFIIVGAAAVLQVWDIPVAGIVAGLGLFGVAIGLGAQDLFKNLIAGILILTEKRFLPGDWVKVDGVVEGTVEEINFRSTVVRRFDKGPVYVPNSKLSDSAATNFSRMTHRRTYWIIGVRYDTTVEQLKEIRDKVLAYVETHPEYAQAPEVSTFMRVDSFGPSSIDFMLYCFTKTTNWGEWLRLKEELAFFIKDTVEGAGTEFAFPSTSLYLESGAELFSPPGNAASQAVAADAASKG; from the coding sequence ATGACCACGAGCCCGCCGATCGAGGACACGCTGGCCGGTCAGACCGGACAGCTCTGGGCCATCGCTGTCGATGTCTGGAACACGTCGTTTCTCGGTGTCGGTGTCGGACAGGGGCTGCTGGCCCTGCTGGTGGTCCTGATCGGCTTCGCGGCCCGGGGCCTGATCTCGCGCTGGCTGATCGATGTGCTGAAGCGTCTCGCCAAGCGCAGCGAAACCACCTTTGACGATGCTGTCGTCGACGCCCTGGCGGGACCGATGAAGCTGGTGCCGGTGATCGTCGCGCTGTTTTTCTCGCTCAACATCCTGCAGATCGGCGACCAGGGTACCCTGCGCGGTCATCAATTCGTCCAGTCCCTGGTCGTGATCGCGCTGTTCTGGGCCCTGCACAATGCGGTCGGTCCGCTCTCCCATGCGCTGCAGGGCGTGCGCAATGCCCTGACCCCGGTGATGATCGACTGGATGACCAAGGCGTTGCGTATCGTCTTCATCATCGTCGGTGCCGCCGCCGTGCTGCAGGTCTGGGACATTCCGGTGGCCGGCATTGTCGCCGGTCTGGGCCTGTTCGGCGTCGCCATCGGGCTTGGCGCGCAAGACCTGTTCAAGAACCTGATCGCCGGCATCCTGATCCTGACCGAAAAGCGCTTCCTGCCGGGTGACTGGGTCAAAGTGGACGGGGTGGTGGAAGGCACTGTCGAGGAAATCAATTTCCGCTCCACCGTGGTGCGCCGGTTCGACAAGGGCCCGGTCTATGTGCCCAATTCCAAGCTCTCCGACAGTGCCGCGACCAATTTCTCGCGCATGACCCATCGCCGGACCTACTGGATTATCGGTGTGCGCTACGACACCACGGTCGAGCAGCTCAAGGAAATCCGCGACAAGGTTCTCGCCTATGTCGAGACCCATCCCGAATATGCCCAGGCACCGGAGGTCTCGACCTTCATGCGGGTCGACAGTTTCGGCCCGTCCTCGATCGACTTCATGCTCTACTGCTTCACCAAGACCACCAATTGGGGCGAGTGGCTGCGCCTGAAGGAAGAACTCGCCTTCTTCATCAAGGACACGGTGGAGGGCGCCGGGACCGAATTCGCCTTCCCCTCGACCAGCCTCTATCTGGAGAGCGGCGCCGAGCTGTTCAGCCCGCCTGGCAATGCCGCATCGCAGGCGGTGGCGGCGGACGCGGCCAGCAAGGGCTGA
- a CDS encoding peptide chain release factor 3: protein MTSPTPDAPEWARRRSFAIISHPDAGKTTLTETLLLSAGAIRLAGQVRARGENRRTQSDWMKIEQERGISVSASVMTFEHRTLLFNLLDTPGHEDFSEDTYRTLTAADSAIMVLDAAKGVEPRTLKLVEVCRLRDIPIVTFINKMDREALDPVDLLEDIQDKLALDTVPMQWPSGSGNRFKGVLDLRTRDLVGYVKPGDDRDDTAASPRWSIDGNDIREHISEAELDELTEGAEVASELCPAFKMQSFLEGHMTPVFFGSALRGFGVRELLDGLADIIPGPGPMAAIRNGEAVELEPGGKEVAGFVFKVQANMDPNHRDRVAFVRLCSGTFKRGMKLKTEAGKQLTVSSPILFFAQDREIADEAFAGDVMGVPNHGTLRVGDSLSETGKLRFSGIPNFAPEILRRARLADPLKAKHLKKALESLAEEGVTQLFRPTLGGDFIVGAVGALQIDVMRERVAAEYGLEVDFEPAPYDTARWVTGERAKIEAFADRHKSAMAEDINGDPVFLAKSAWEVSYSEEKFPDITFHRAKERAA, encoded by the coding sequence ATGACTTCCCCGACCCCTGACGCTCCGGAATGGGCGCGTCGCCGCTCCTTCGCGATCATCTCCCACCCGGATGCCGGTAAAACGACGCTGACCGAGACGCTGCTGCTGTCTGCCGGGGCGATCCGGCTGGCCGGCCAGGTGCGCGCGCGCGGCGAGAACCGGCGGACCCAGTCGGACTGGATGAAGATCGAGCAGGAACGCGGGATTTCGGTCTCCGCCTCGGTGATGACCTTCGAGCACCGGACGCTCCTGTTCAACCTGCTCGACACGCCGGGCCACGAGGACTTCTCGGAGGACACCTATCGGACGCTGACGGCAGCGGACAGTGCCATCATGGTGCTCGATGCGGCCAAGGGCGTGGAGCCGCGAACCCTGAAACTGGTCGAGGTCTGCCGCCTGCGCGATATCCCGATCGTCACCTTCATCAACAAGATGGACCGCGAGGCGCTCGATCCGGTCGACCTGCTGGAAGACATCCAGGACAAGCTGGCGCTGGACACCGTGCCGATGCAGTGGCCGTCCGGCTCGGGCAACCGTTTCAAGGGCGTGCTCGACCTCAGGACCCGCGATCTGGTCGGCTATGTGAAGCCGGGCGATGACCGCGACGACACGGCGGCCAGCCCGCGCTGGTCTATCGATGGCAATGATATCCGCGAACACATCTCCGAGGCCGAGCTGGACGAGCTGACCGAGGGCGCCGAGGTGGCCAGCGAGCTGTGCCCGGCCTTCAAGATGCAGAGCTTCCTAGAAGGCCACATGACGCCGGTCTTCTTCGGCTCGGCGCTGCGCGGCTTTGGCGTGCGCGAACTGCTCGACGGGCTGGCCGACATCATTCCCGGACCGGGACCGATGGCCGCGATCCGCAATGGCGAGGCAGTCGAACTCGAGCCGGGCGGCAAGGAAGTCGCCGGCTTCGTGTTCAAGGTGCAGGCCAATATGGACCCCAATCACCGCGACCGGGTGGCTTTCGTGCGTCTGTGCTCGGGCACCTTCAAGCGCGGCATGAAGCTGAAGACCGAGGCCGGCAAACAGCTGACCGTGTCCTCGCCCATCCTGTTCTTCGCACAGGACCGCGAGATCGCCGACGAGGCCTTTGCCGGTGATGTGATGGGTGTGCCCAACCATGGCACCCTGCGGGTTGGCGACAGCCTGTCCGAGACCGGCAAGCTGCGCTTCTCCGGCATTCCCAATTTCGCCCCGGAAATCCTGCGCCGCGCTCGTCTCGCCGATCCGCTCAAGGCCAAGCATCTCAAGAAGGCACTCGAAAGCCTTGCCGAGGAGGGGGTCACCCAGCTCTTCCGGCCGACGCTGGGCGGCGACTTCATCGTCGGCGCCGTCGGGGCGCTGCAGATCGACGTGATGCGCGAGCGGGTGGCAGCGGAGTATGGCCTCGAGGTCGATTTCGAACCGGCTCCTTATGACACTGCGCGCTGGGTGACCGGCGAGCGGGCCAAGATCGAGGCCTTTGCCGACCGGCATAAATCGGCCATGGCCGAGGATATCAACGGGGACCCGGTCTTCCTCGCCAAATCCGCCTGGGAAGTCTCCTATTCGGAGGAGAAATTCCCCGACATCACCTTCCACCGAGCCAAGGAGCGCGCGGCATGA
- a CDS encoding DUF1491 family protein, with protein sequence MSALKSKFWVDALIRRAELGLAAVYVIRRGDEDAGAVLVKVVSSPTLAHLYVPSRDDQGERMWTRRRETDEPGLDAWCRKRIDQDPDLWLIEIEDRQGRHFLTEPVENP encoded by the coding sequence ATGAGTGCGCTTAAATCGAAATTCTGGGTCGACGCCTTGATTCGCAGGGCTGAATTGGGGTTGGCGGCGGTTTATGTGATTCGCCGGGGAGACGAAGATGCCGGGGCGGTGCTCGTAAAGGTGGTGAGCAGCCCGACCCTGGCCCATCTTTATGTGCCGTCCCGGGACGATCAGGGCGAACGGATGTGGACGCGCCGGCGGGAAACCGATGAGCCGGGCCTGGATGCGTGGTGTCGCAAGCGGATCGACCAGGATCCCGACCTCTGGCTGATCGAGATCGAGGACCGCCAGGGACGTCACTTCCTGACCGAGCCGGTAGAAAATCCTTAA
- a CDS encoding DUF2336 domain-containing protein has protein sequence MAVISKLNNLVDLAREKSSDRRRTLLREVTDLFFEETPERDSAVSGRFDEVLSALAEQTALEAREELSHRFAGTELAPRGLVLKLAQDAIEVAAPMLTRSSVLSEDDLLSIAEKGGQDHLKAMSRREAVSERLSDTIVRRGDDETVATLISNDGARLSRETFETVSERAETSEILQAPLVRRADTPNDILADLMLTVRNHLRDQIMDRFDSVDPAIIDQAMAVSKARLAARMKHDKSIAEAEKFVRSMAMRKKLDGTLLASLLRQGDHVKCHVAFAEMSGVDYIAAKRALEQESIDPLALICKSAGFDKALFVTLAVLRHNKGEDAFRDARELGKLYDTISEDDAARAIRFWRMRRDMAA, from the coding sequence ATGGCGGTCATCAGCAAGCTCAATAATCTGGTCGACCTCGCGCGCGAAAAATCGAGCGATCGGCGCCGGACCCTGTTGCGCGAGGTGACCGATCTCTTCTTCGAGGAAACGCCTGAACGCGACAGCGCCGTGTCCGGGCGCTTCGATGAAGTGCTCAGCGCCCTTGCCGAACAGACCGCCCTGGAAGCCCGCGAGGAATTGTCCCACCGCTTCGCCGGAACCGAGCTGGCACCGCGCGGCCTGGTCCTCAAACTGGCCCAGGATGCGATCGAGGTTGCCGCCCCGATGCTGACGCGGTCCTCGGTCCTGTCCGAGGACGACCTTCTGAGCATTGCCGAAAAGGGCGGCCAGGATCACCTCAAGGCGATGTCGCGCCGTGAGGCCGTGTCCGAGCGTCTCTCTGACACCATCGTGCGCCGCGGTGATGACGAGACCGTCGCCACCCTGATCTCCAATGACGGCGCCCGGCTCTCGCGCGAGACCTTCGAAACCGTCTCGGAACGGGCCGAGACCTCCGAGATCCTGCAGGCGCCGCTGGTCAGGCGCGCGGACACGCCGAACGACATTCTCGCCGACCTGATGCTAACCGTGCGCAATCACCTGCGGGACCAGATCATGGACCGTTTCGACAGCGTCGATCCGGCGATCATCGACCAGGCCATGGCCGTCTCGAAAGCCCGCCTCGCGGCACGCATGAAGCACGACAAGTCGATCGCGGAAGCCGAGAAATTCGTGCGCTCCATGGCGATGCGCAAGAAACTCGACGGCACACTCCTGGCCAGCCTGCTGCGCCAGGGTGACCATGTGAAATGCCATGTCGCCTTCGCCGAAATGAGCGGGGTCGACTATATCGCGGCCAAGCGGGCGCTGGAGCAGGAAAGCATCGATCCGCTGGCCCTGATCTGCAAGTCCGCCGGCTTCGACAAGGCCCTCTTCGTGACCCTCGCCGTGCTGCGTCACAACAAGGGTGAGGATGCCTTCCGCGACGCCCGCGAACTGGGCAAGCTCTACGACACCATCTCCGAAGACGACGCCGCCCGCGCCATCCGCTTCTGGCGCATGCGCCGCGACATGGCGGCCTAG
- a CDS encoding cellulose biosynthesis cyclic di-GMP-binding regulatory protein BcsB has protein sequence MFVRVLSSAVVGLAVMAAGSFSAWGQDMSPTGQPDASQTAAMDATSIATPVTTEAVNTEERSLSDLDGQADAFILSTSRERVDIRFFLPPHVDTTEAWLRLAARPASDSTGGLIHVSVNGGEAITIRPQARAMEARFALFSDDFRPGENTLELAYSTDMPAPGWIVDARRSQIRLTLEPTGVIDTLESLEAALAADFAAPRRIALITDESRDRVTLESLVAQGLALRAGQVPLFTSDAAEADLVVRIADNDRLAADDRAALRSGDRSNGPEIGFRNDGIPHLVITGRNLDEAVAAARLMAARSFVGYRQTFIAADAMTAARLGVRQIRDARTMHTDADLRTFADSGLPFSADQGSRTAVQFSTRFDADRHGALSVLARAALISGEAWLYAWYGDADDVAPADHNLLVIGPGSTEIAAVDRNAPPELRAALRAAERSRGQRGLMRLAAAAYADAADAEVGTEVGIGVASLFRDQANDGRWIATLTAPDMASFEAAGRSLARSDLWTALEGRAAVWSARGVTALDYAIVAPTMTDRIQEFAVDHTRDAAFLLMGAAFLLLMRAFFGRRKRVRVQS, from the coding sequence ATGTTTGTACGCGTATTGTCGTCCGCGGTCGTGGGTCTGGCTGTCATGGCCGCTGGCTCATTCTCCGCCTGGGGGCAGGACATGTCGCCGACCGGCCAGCCTGACGCCAGTCAGACCGCCGCTATGGACGCGACCTCCATTGCCACCCCGGTTACCACCGAAGCCGTTAATACCGAAGAGCGCAGCCTGTCGGACCTCGACGGGCAGGCCGATGCCTTCATCCTGTCGACCTCGCGGGAGCGCGTCGATATCCGTTTCTTCCTGCCGCCACATGTCGACACCACCGAAGCCTGGCTGCGTCTTGCGGCCCGTCCGGCGAGCGACAGCACGGGCGGCCTGATCCATGTCTCGGTCAATGGCGGCGAGGCCATCACCATCCGCCCGCAAGCCCGGGCCATGGAAGCCCGCTTCGCCCTCTTCTCCGATGATTTCCGCCCGGGCGAGAACACGCTCGAGCTGGCCTACTCCACCGACATGCCGGCTCCGGGCTGGATCGTCGACGCGCGCCGCTCGCAGATCCGCCTGACGCTGGAGCCGACCGGCGTCATCGACACGCTGGAATCGCTCGAAGCCGCCCTCGCCGCCGACTTCGCCGCGCCGCGCCGGATTGCCCTCATCACCGATGAGAGCCGCGACCGGGTGACGCTGGAAAGCCTCGTCGCCCAGGGTCTCGCCCTGCGGGCCGGACAGGTCCCGCTGTTCACGAGCGATGCCGCCGAGGCCGATCTTGTCGTGCGGATCGCCGACAATGACCGCCTGGCCGCCGATGACCGCGCCGCGCTGCGCTCGGGTGACCGCTCCAACGGTCCGGAGATCGGCTTCCGCAATGACGGCATCCCGCACCTGGTCATCACCGGCCGCAATCTCGACGAGGCCGTGGCCGCGGCGCGCCTGATGGCCGCCCGCTCCTTCGTCGGCTATCGCCAGACCTTCATCGCCGCCGACGCGATGACCGCAGCCCGCCTTGGCGTCCGCCAGATCCGTGATGCCCGCACCATGCATACGGATGCCGATCTGCGCACCTTCGCCGACAGCGGCCTGCCCTTCAGTGCCGATCAGGGCTCGCGCACCGCGGTGCAGTTCTCGACCCGTTTCGACGCCGACCGTCATGGCGCCCTCTCCGTCCTTGCCCGCGCCGCCCTGATCAGCGGCGAAGCCTGGCTCTATGCCTGGTATGGCGATGCCGATGACGTCGCGCCGGCCGATCACAACCTGCTGGTCATCGGACCGGGATCGACCGAGATCGCCGCCGTTGACCGCAATGCCCCGCCCGAGCTGCGGGCCGCCCTGCGCGCCGCCGAACGCTCGCGCGGACAGCGTGGCCTGATGCGCCTTGCCGCCGCGGCCTATGCCGATGCCGCCGACGCTGAAGTCGGGACGGAAGTGGGTATCGGCGTCGCCTCCCTGTTCCGCGACCAGGCCAATGACGGCCGCTGGATCGCGACCCTGACGGCACCGGACATGGCCTCCTTCGAAGCCGCCGGACGCTCGCTGGCGCGCTCGGACCTGTGGACCGCGCTGGAAGGCCGGGCCGCCGTCTGGAGTGCCCGCGGCGTGACCGCGCTGGACTATGCCATCGTCGCGCCGACGATGACGGACCGGATCCAGGAATTTGCGGTCGACCACACCCGCGACGCCGCCTTCCTGCTGATGGGCGCCGCCTTCCTGCTCCTGATGCGGGCCTTCTTCGGGCGTCGCAAGCGGGTTCGCGTTCAATCCTAG
- a CDS encoding ABC-F family ATP-binding cassette domain-containing protein — MLTISNLDYRIGERSLFENASAQISGGWKVGLVGRNGTGKSTLLRLIREEIDQPSSDKSIRLQRGARMGWVAQEVQPSDTTILDVVLATDAERHSLMQESETATDPDRIAEIYVRLADIDAWTAEARAAEVLMGLGFTDADLSRPSREFSGGWRMRAAIAGVLFSQPDLLLLDEPTNYLDLEGAAWLETYLKSYPHTVLIVSHDREMLNRCVTHTLALEHKQLSISPGGYDAWLKLRAAKTALLESQRAKQEADRAHLQSFVDRFGAKASKASQAQSRVKQLQKMQEITIPLAERTTPFSFPTSTDKLAAPLLQLRDAAVGYGEDAKILDKVDLRLDPDDRIAIIGANGQGKTTLVKSIARRLPLMSGERTAARSLRIGYFSQDQMDELRPGETVLDHVRDVLPEGTTPSRCRAVSAAMGFSHEKVETNIEKLSGGEKVRLLLGLMSLEKPHILILDEPTSHLDIDSREALIYALNDYNGAVVLITHDVYLAEGTADQLWLVKDGRADRYDGNLTDYKKLILQADKR, encoded by the coding sequence ATGCTCACGATCTCCAATCTCGACTATCGCATCGGCGAACGATCCCTGTTCGAGAATGCCTCGGCACAGATCTCCGGCGGCTGGAAAGTCGGCCTCGTCGGCCGCAACGGAACCGGCAAGTCGACCCTGCTGCGGCTGATCCGCGAAGAGATCGACCAGCCCTCCTCCGACAAGTCGATCCGCCTGCAGCGCGGGGCCCGGATGGGCTGGGTCGCCCAGGAGGTACAGCCCTCCGACACCACCATTCTGGACGTGGTGCTCGCCACCGACGCCGAGCGTCACAGCCTGATGCAGGAATCCGAGACCGCCACCGACCCCGACCGGATCGCCGAGATCTATGTGCGTCTCGCCGATATCGACGCCTGGACGGCCGAGGCCCGTGCTGCCGAAGTCCTGATGGGTCTGGGCTTCACCGATGCCGACCTGTCGCGGCCGAGCCGGGAGTTTTCCGGTGGCTGGCGCATGCGCGCCGCGATTGCCGGTGTGCTCTTCTCCCAGCCGGACCTCCTCCTGCTCGACGAGCCGACCAACTATCTCGATCTCGAGGGCGCGGCCTGGCTGGAAACCTATCTCAAGAGCTACCCGCACACCGTGCTGATCGTCTCGCACGACCGCGAAATGCTGAACCGCTGCGTTACCCACACGCTGGCACTGGAGCACAAGCAGCTCTCGATCTCGCCCGGTGGCTATGACGCCTGGCTGAAATTGCGGGCCGCCAAGACCGCCCTGCTGGAAAGCCAGCGCGCCAAACAGGAAGCCGACCGCGCCCACCTGCAATCCTTCGTCGACCGCTTCGGCGCCAAGGCCTCCAAGGCCAGCCAGGCGCAGTCGCGCGTGAAACAACTGCAGAAGATGCAGGAAATCACCATCCCGCTGGCCGAGCGCACGACGCCCTTCTCCTTTCCGACCTCGACCGACAAGCTCGCCGCGCCGCTGCTGCAATTGCGCGATGCGGCCGTCGGTTATGGCGAGGACGCCAAGATCCTCGACAAGGTCGATCTGCGTCTCGATCCGGATGACCGCATCGCCATTATCGGGGCCAATGGCCAGGGCAAGACCACGCTGGTCAAATCCATCGCCCGGCGCTTGCCACTGATGTCGGGCGAACGCACCGCAGCGCGCTCGCTGCGCATCGGGTATTTCTCGCAGGACCAGATGGATGAGCTGCGCCCGGGCGAAACGGTGCTGGACCATGTCCGCGACGTCCTGCCCGAAGGCACCACCCCGTCCCGCTGCCGGGCCGTCTCGGCCGCGATGGGCTTTTCCCACGAGAAGGTCGAGACCAATATCGAGAAACTGTCCGGCGGCGAGAAGGTCCGCCTCCTGCTCGGCCTGATGTCGCTGGAAAAGCCGCACATCCTGATCCTGGACGAACCGACCTCCCACCTCGATATCGACAGCCGCGAGGCCCTGATCTACGCGCTCAACGACTATAACGGCGCCGTCGTCCTGATCACC